Proteins encoded in a region of the Ancylomarina subtilis genome:
- a CDS encoding glycogen/starch synthase gives MEKTKVLFVSQEIMPYLPESEMSKVGRYLPQGIQEKGKEIRTFMPRYGCINERRNQLHEVIRLSGMNLIIDDTDHPLIIKVASIQAARMQVYFIDNDDYFHRKKVLLEDDGQAFADNDERAIFFARGVLETVKKLRWAPDVVHCQGWFTGLLPLYLKKAFNEDPLFTDTKVVFSMYDDEFPSTFSSDFAEKSLIEGVNAEDVKVLENADYLAINKLAIDWSDAVIMGSPSINEDLLAYAKASGKTFMEYKNGEEYVQAYSDLYDSLVSE, from the coding sequence ATGGAAAAGACTAAAGTACTTTTTGTATCACAAGAAATAATGCCTTACCTCCCTGAATCTGAGATGTCTAAAGTGGGTAGATATTTACCACAAGGAATCCAAGAGAAAGGAAAAGAAATCAGAACATTCATGCCACGATACGGTTGTATCAACGAAAGACGAAACCAGCTACACGAAGTGATTCGTTTATCGGGTATGAACCTTATAATTGATGATACGGATCACCCATTGATAATTAAAGTAGCATCAATTCAAGCTGCAAGAATGCAGGTTTATTTCATTGATAATGATGATTATTTTCACCGCAAGAAGGTTTTATTAGAAGATGATGGTCAAGCTTTCGCTGATAACGATGAAAGAGCTATTTTCTTTGCCCGTGGTGTGCTTGAAACGGTTAAGAAGTTACGTTGGGCTCCTGATGTGGTTCACTGTCAGGGATGGTTTACAGGCCTTTTGCCTTTGTATCTGAAAAAAGCATTTAACGAAGATCCTTTGTTTACGGATACCAAGGTTGTTTTCTCGATGTATGATGATGAATTTCCAAGTACATTTAGCAGCGACTTTGCTGAAAAATCACTGATTGAAGGTGTTAATGCTGAGGACGTGAAGGTTCTTGAAAATGCTGATTATTTAGCGATAAATAAATTGGCTATCGATTGGTCTGATGCCGTTATTATGGGAAGTCCTTCAATTAATGAAGATTTGCTTGCTTATGCTAAGGCTTCAGGTAAAACTTTCATGGAATATAAAAACGGAGAAGAGTATGTACAAGCCTACTCAGACTTATATGATAGCTTGGTTAGCGAATAG
- the glmS gene encoding glutamine--fructose-6-phosphate transaminase (isomerizing), producing MCGIVGYIGKRDAYPILINGLKRLEYRGYDSAGIALRTDETRVFKCKGKVQDLENHVEGLDISGHIGIGHTRWATHGEPNDENAHPHRSMNNKFVIIHNGIIENYSSLREKLIRRGYKFSSETDTEVLANLIEYIYLKGNVTAEMAVRLALSKVVGAYGLVVICEDEPNQLVAARKGSPLVIGVGKGEYFLASDATPIIEYTQSVIYLNDDDVAIISRDELTLKTIHNDKLTPHIQELDLDIEQIEKNGYEHFMLKEIFEQTQSIKDTFRGRVVPASKELFLGGINEVIPKLVDARRILIIGCGTSWHAGMVGEYLFEEFARVPVEVEYASEFRYRNPVIYKDDIVLAISQSGETADTLAAINLAKEAGATVLGICNVVGSSIPRNTDAGVYTHAGPEIGVASTKAFTAQVTVLTMMAMLVGYRKGTLSKEEYEKHIDELACLPEKIKSILDKSEAIKELSAKYVDSTNALYLGRGYLFPVALEGALKLKEISYIHAEGYPAAEMKHGPIALIDEQMPVFVAATKDKSYEKIVSNIQEVKARKGHVIAIVTEGDTVIKGMADHVIEIPETLEALAPLLTVIPFQLISYYIAVLRGCNVDQPRNLAKSVTVE from the coding sequence ATGTGTGGAATAGTTGGATATATTGGAAAAAGGGATGCCTATCCTATTCTAATAAATGGATTAAAAAGACTTGAGTATAGAGGTTATGATTCTGCAGGAATTGCCTTAAGAACTGATGAAACTCGAGTTTTTAAATGTAAAGGTAAAGTACAAGATCTTGAGAATCATGTAGAAGGATTAGACATTTCGGGACATATTGGGATTGGCCATACACGTTGGGCGACTCATGGTGAACCGAATGATGAAAATGCTCACCCTCACCGTTCGATGAATAATAAGTTTGTAATTATTCACAATGGTATTATTGAGAATTATTCGTCTTTAAGAGAGAAGTTAATTCGCAGAGGTTACAAGTTCTCCAGTGAGACAGATACTGAGGTATTGGCCAATCTGATTGAGTATATTTACCTTAAAGGGAATGTAACAGCAGAGATGGCTGTGCGTTTGGCCCTTTCAAAGGTGGTTGGAGCTTATGGTTTGGTTGTTATTTGCGAGGATGAACCGAATCAATTGGTTGCGGCACGTAAGGGTAGCCCACTTGTAATTGGTGTGGGTAAGGGCGAATATTTTTTAGCTTCGGATGCGACACCTATCATTGAGTACACGCAAAGCGTTATTTATTTAAATGACGATGATGTTGCTATCATTAGTCGTGATGAGTTAACGCTTAAAACAATTCACAACGATAAGTTGACGCCACATATTCAAGAGTTGGATCTGGATATTGAGCAGATTGAGAAAAATGGTTACGAGCATTTCATGTTAAAGGAAATTTTCGAACAAACTCAATCAATTAAAGATACGTTTCGTGGACGTGTGGTTCCAGCTTCAAAGGAACTTTTCCTGGGTGGAATAAATGAAGTTATTCCTAAGTTGGTTGATGCTCGTCGAATTTTAATAATTGGCTGTGGTACTTCATGGCATGCAGGAATGGTTGGGGAATATCTTTTTGAAGAATTTGCCAGAGTTCCGGTTGAAGTTGAATATGCTTCGGAATTCCGTTACAGAAATCCGGTTATTTATAAAGATGATATCGTTTTGGCTATTAGTCAAAGTGGTGAAACAGCGGATACCTTAGCTGCAATCAATCTTGCTAAAGAAGCAGGAGCTACAGTTTTAGGTATTTGTAATGTTGTTGGTTCAAGTATTCCTAGAAATACTGATGCCGGAGTTTATACTCATGCAGGGCCTGAAATTGGTGTAGCTTCGACAAAAGCATTTACTGCTCAGGTAACTGTTTTGACAATGATGGCTATGTTGGTAGGTTACAGAAAAGGAACCCTATCTAAGGAAGAATACGAGAAGCATATTGATGAACTTGCTTGTTTACCAGAAAAGATTAAGTCTATTTTGGATAAGAGTGAAGCAATCAAGGAGCTTTCAGCAAAATATGTTGATTCGACCAATGCTTTATATCTTGGACGAGGTTATCTTTTCCCAGTGGCATTGGAAGGTGCGCTTAAGTTGAAAGAGATCTCTTACATTCATGCTGAGGGATATCCTGCTGCAGAGATGAAACATGGACCTATTGCTCTAATTGATGAGCAAATGCCAGTTTTTGTAGCTGCTACTAAGGATAAGTCTTATGAGAAAATTGTGAGTAATATTCAGGAAGTAAAAGCTCGTAAAGGGCATGTTATTGCTATTGTTACCGAAGGAGATACTGTGATTAAGGGTATGGCTGATCATGTGATTGAAATTCCGGAAACACTTGAGGCTTTGGCTCCACTATTGACTGTTATTCCATTTCAGTTGATTTCTTATTACATCGCTGTATTAAGAGGATGTAATGTTGATCAACCAAGAAACCTGGCAAAATCAGTTACTGTAGAATAA
- a CDS encoding HAD family hydrolase, whose protein sequence is MTSKIKIVISDLDGTLLPSQGEVSDRDLETLNRLQKEKIVRVIATGRNLYSVLSVLPDDFPIDYLIFASGAGIYDWKKKQLIFSQKLDSELVHEISLELMSLENDFMILDPIPNNHQFAYYRSGKPNPDFDRRLSLYKPFASPIGHSDDTQRDACQLIVILSNCINGFNQLKAKFEKVKIIRATSPLDHESIWMEIFPLHISKAYGAEWLCNYLDINPVLSMVIGNDYNDLDLLEWGKHPFVVSNAPKELREKYQVSKSADESGFSHAVDQVLKLKLNFKA, encoded by the coding sequence ATGACCTCAAAGATTAAAATTGTAATTAGTGACCTGGATGGGACTCTTTTGCCATCTCAGGGTGAGGTCAGTGATCGTGATCTTGAAACACTAAATAGACTTCAGAAAGAGAAAATTGTGAGAGTCATCGCTACCGGACGAAACCTTTATTCTGTACTTTCAGTCCTGCCCGATGATTTCCCGATTGATTATTTGATTTTTGCATCGGGTGCCGGGATTTATGATTGGAAAAAGAAGCAATTGATTTTTTCTCAAAAACTCGATTCAGAACTTGTGCATGAGATCTCCTTGGAATTGATGAGCTTAGAGAATGATTTTATGATTTTGGATCCGATTCCCAATAACCATCAATTCGCTTATTACCGATCGGGAAAACCTAATCCTGATTTTGACCGCCGATTGAGTTTATATAAGCCCTTTGCAAGTCCCATTGGTCATTCTGATGATACCCAAAGGGATGCGTGTCAGCTAATCGTTATACTCTCCAATTGTATTAATGGATTCAATCAATTAAAAGCAAAATTTGAAAAAGTAAAGATTATCAGAGCAACCTCCCCTTTGGATCACGAGTCAATTTGGATGGAAATTTTCCCTCTGCATATATCTAAAGCTTATGGAGCGGAGTGGTTGTGTAATTATTTGGATATTAACCCCGTATTATCTATGGTGATTGGGAATGATTATAATGATCTGGACTTATTGGAATGGGGTAAACACCCTTTTGTCGTATCAAACGCACCTAAAGAACTGAGAGAAAAATATCAAGTATCGAAATCAGCTGATGAAAGTGGATTTTCACATGCTGTTGACCAGGTTTTGAAATTGAAACTAAATTTTAAGGCATAA
- a CDS encoding OmpP1/FadL family transporter, translating into MLRKIYLAIALIAFTYSVKAEGYAVNVQGAKQIGMGHVGVALNWDASSMQFNPGALATIDAKYSLAMGGCLIWTNTEYTNLTSSSLNTETDNPVATPFYLYGSAKLTDKLAVGLAVYTPFGSSNVWGDNWAGKYSVQEISMKAIYIQPTVSYQLNDWISVGAGLNIVYGEFELKKALDLRGLAQNPSAPDGKATLSGNNVQYGYNIGIFLQPNEKLNIGISYRSQVDVDLDYKDGDVEFNVPTAFSTLFPNGGVSATLPLPASLNIGLAYQINEKWLVSADVNFVKWDVYESLSFDFENESSITVPTSPTTTMDVPVVADTKSTRNWDNSMTYRIGAQYSANEKLDLRAGFYYDETPTNDKYYAPETPGADKIGITGGFSYLLNEKFSLDASFIYSKGEKRTAMDTNPNAAYPNGFGGEYQNTAFIPSIGITYNF; encoded by the coding sequence ATGTTAAGAAAAATTTATTTGGCAATAGCTCTTATTGCTTTCACTTATAGCGTAAAGGCAGAAGGCTATGCCGTTAATGTTCAAGGTGCTAAACAAATTGGTATGGGACACGTTGGTGTTGCCTTAAATTGGGATGCCAGTAGTATGCAATTTAACCCTGGTGCTCTTGCGACTATTGATGCGAAGTACTCTCTGGCTATGGGTGGATGTTTAATTTGGACAAATACTGAATACACAAATTTAACAAGCTCAAGCTTAAATACTGAAACGGATAACCCAGTGGCGACTCCGTTCTATCTTTATGGATCAGCAAAATTGACGGATAAATTAGCTGTTGGTTTAGCCGTTTACACACCTTTTGGTAGTTCTAATGTTTGGGGCGATAATTGGGCAGGAAAATATTCTGTTCAGGAAATCTCAATGAAAGCAATTTACATACAACCAACCGTATCATACCAGTTAAATGATTGGATCTCTGTTGGTGCAGGACTAAACATCGTTTATGGTGAATTTGAGCTTAAAAAAGCACTAGATTTAAGAGGTTTAGCTCAAAACCCATCAGCTCCTGATGGTAAAGCTACACTTTCAGGAAATAATGTTCAATATGGTTATAATATTGGTATTTTCTTACAGCCAAATGAAAAGCTAAATATTGGTATTTCATACCGCTCACAAGTAGATGTTGATTTAGATTATAAAGATGGTGATGTTGAATTTAATGTACCTACTGCATTTTCAACTCTTTTCCCTAATGGAGGAGTTAGCGCAACTCTTCCTTTACCTGCAAGTTTAAATATCGGTCTCGCATATCAAATCAATGAAAAATGGTTAGTGTCTGCTGATGTAAACTTTGTAAAATGGGATGTATATGAATCTTTAAGTTTTGATTTTGAAAATGAATCTTCTATTACTGTACCTACATCACCAACTACAACAATGGATGTTCCTGTGGTAGCTGATACAAAAAGTACAAGAAATTGGGATAATTCCATGACTTATAGAATTGGTGCTCAGTATTCAGCAAATGAAAAGCTAGATCTGCGTGCAGGTTTCTATTATGACGAAACACCAACCAATGACAAATATTACGCTCCTGAAACACCAGGTGCTGATAAAATTGGAATCACAGGTGGTTTTTCATATTTATTAAACGAGAAGTTTAGTCTTGATGCTTCATTCATTTACAGCAAGGGAGAAAAAAGAACCGCAATGGATACTAATCCTAATGCAGCTTATCCTAATGGCTTTGGTGGAGAATACCAAAACACTGCCTTTATTCCAAGTATCGGTATTACTTACAATTTTTAA
- a CDS encoding Fic family protein, whose amino-acid sequence MKGKGNFINQTYREGYKSTSSFLINRSFEWQDKQINIMLESCMHRLGELNAYCKYFKDIDTHLPMFTAIEVTASNMMEGIRSNITQAFLPSVSKGYRSLIAHKQVRNYINSIDWAVNELEKFPLSLHMIKETHRMLYADLPREEETAGKLRMKYNAKDNKYQESEGANYSPPSKQELKRLINDAKWFWRNEDLELPYLIKMAISLCQFETILPFLDGNGRTARTLILLELLSLKFIEKPIFCLSVFFEKNRLEYYHRLNLIRSKNDVEQWIRFFITGMSETASFCIEKLEDLQALKDSYQEKIETKLGKKRHPSAKQLLQIFYSKPYLSVNEIKEEMNLSFQSSNQLVKEFEEVGFIKEMAGARRNRVFYLWEYLAIFEM is encoded by the coding sequence ATGAAAGGCAAGGGGAATTTTATTAATCAAACTTATCGCGAAGGCTATAAAAGCACATCTTCGTTTTTGATTAATCGTTCATTCGAATGGCAGGATAAGCAGATTAACATCATGCTGGAATCCTGCATGCACCGTCTTGGTGAGTTGAATGCTTATTGCAAATATTTTAAAGATATTGATACGCACCTTCCCATGTTTACTGCAATTGAGGTGACGGCTTCGAATATGATGGAAGGGATTCGTTCGAATATAACTCAGGCTTTTCTACCGTCAGTTTCAAAGGGGTATAGAAGTTTGATTGCTCATAAACAAGTCAGGAATTATATCAATTCAATTGATTGGGCAGTAAATGAACTTGAAAAATTTCCTTTGAGCCTTCATATGATAAAGGAAACACATCGTATGCTGTACGCTGATTTGCCTAGAGAAGAAGAGACTGCAGGTAAGCTGAGAATGAAGTATAATGCCAAGGACAACAAGTATCAGGAGTCTGAGGGGGCTAACTACTCGCCACCAAGCAAGCAAGAACTGAAAAGACTCATTAATGATGCAAAGTGGTTTTGGCGTAACGAAGATCTTGAATTGCCCTACCTTATAAAAATGGCCATATCTCTTTGCCAGTTTGAAACCATACTCCCTTTTCTCGATGGAAATGGTCGTACCGCTCGAACATTGATTCTATTGGAATTATTAAGCTTGAAATTTATCGAAAAGCCTATTTTTTGTCTTTCAGTTTTTTTCGAAAAGAATCGATTGGAGTATTACCACAGATTAAATTTAATCCGATCGAAAAATGATGTGGAGCAATGGATTCGTTTTTTCATTACAGGAATGAGTGAAACAGCCTCCTTTTGTATTGAAAAACTGGAAGACTTGCAAGCGCTAAAAGATAGCTATCAGGAAAAAATAGAAACCAAATTAGGTAAAAAGAGACACCCTTCAGCAAAGCAACTTTTACAAATCTTCTACTCAAAACCTTATCTTTCGGTTAATGAAATAAAAGAAGAAATGAATTTGAGTTTTCAGTCTTCAAACCAATTGGTGAAAGAATTTGAGGAAGTGGGTTTTATTAAAGAAATGGCTGGAGCCAGACGAAACAGAGTTTTTTATTTGTGGGAGTATTTGGCCATTTTTGAAATGTAA
- a CDS encoding DNA alkylation repair protein, whose protein sequence is MEEGFLFKDVFNPKLVAIMGQRIKAVWPQFDDVSFQNHIVPNLVDLSLSERSHLISETLYTHLPSEYIKAMDILLSSFNLPVETKEMTGFDGFYYMPIARYVSIYGLDEGDFETSMNALIEITKRFTSEDAIRPFIRKYPKQSFKYLYKWSADENVHVRRLVSEGTRPRLPWSSILREFIVDPRPVLDLLEELKTDSELYVRRSVANNLNDIAKDHPQLVLKTLRRWKSINDKGTQWIITHASRTLLKQGLPEALDLLGYPTDVKISVDNFILNKAACKMGEEIEFAFQIESNAEEEQNLMIDFVVHYMKANGKTAPKVFKLSKKKLPAKGSLNFKKKLSFKAITTRKYYEGLHQIEIQVNGKRYGKREFQLKK, encoded by the coding sequence ATGGAAGAAGGTTTTTTGTTTAAGGATGTGTTCAACCCAAAGCTTGTTGCTATTATGGGGCAAAGAATTAAAGCTGTTTGGCCGCAATTTGATGATGTCTCATTTCAGAATCATATCGTTCCAAATTTAGTCGATTTAAGCTTATCAGAACGATCTCATTTGATAAGTGAAACGCTTTATACACACCTTCCTTCAGAGTATATAAAAGCAATGGATATTTTACTATCCTCCTTTAATCTACCTGTTGAAACAAAGGAGATGACGGGTTTTGATGGGTTTTATTATATGCCCATTGCCCGCTATGTATCCATTTATGGTTTGGATGAGGGCGATTTTGAAACCTCGATGAATGCCTTAATCGAAATCACCAAGCGTTTTACATCTGAAGATGCCATTCGTCCCTTTATTCGTAAATATCCCAAACAGAGTTTTAAATACCTATATAAATGGTCTGCAGATGAGAATGTGCATGTCAGACGATTGGTTTCGGAAGGAACTCGACCAAGGCTGCCTTGGTCTTCTATCCTTAGAGAGTTTATTGTTGATCCGCGTCCGGTTTTGGATTTACTTGAAGAATTAAAAACAGATTCTGAGCTTTATGTCAGACGTTCTGTTGCAAATAATCTGAATGATATTGCAAAAGATCATCCTCAATTGGTTTTAAAAACACTCAGAAGATGGAAATCTATAAACGACAAAGGCACACAATGGATCATTACACATGCTTCGCGCACTCTATTAAAACAAGGTTTGCCTGAAGCCTTGGATTTATTAGGTTATCCAACGGATGTGAAAATTTCAGTGGACAATTTTATCCTGAACAAAGCGGCGTGTAAGATGGGGGAAGAAATTGAGTTTGCTTTCCAAATCGAATCAAATGCTGAAGAAGAACAGAATCTAATGATTGATTTTGTTGTGCATTATATGAAAGCCAATGGTAAAACAGCACCCAAGGTTTTTAAACTCTCAAAGAAAAAACTGCCTGCCAAAGGGAGTCTTAATTTCAAAAAGAAATTATCCTTTAAAGCCATTACCACACGGAAATATTATGAGGGCTTACATCAAATCGAAATTCAGGTGAATGGAAAAAGGTATGGCAAGCGGGAATTTCAATTGAAAAAATGA
- a CDS encoding phosphoglycerate kinase: protein MQTIDSYNFSDKKAIIRVDFNVPLNEQFEITDDTRIRAALPTIKKVLEGNGSAILMSHLGRPKGKDEKFSLKHIVAHLSKSIGVEVKFADDCIGESARTMAAELKPGEVLLLENLRYYDEEKKGDEAFAKKLADLADLWINDAFGTAHRAHASTAVIAKFFPEAKMFGYVMEGELASVDKVLKDTKRPLTAIMGGAKVSSKIEIIQTLMSQVDNLIIGGGMTYTFVKAIGGTIGDSLVEDDKLEMAREILKKAEENNVKLHLATDALIADAFSNDANTRSCDVNAIPEGWMGLDVAEATIESFKKVIEESKTILWNGPVGVFEMDTFAKGTKAIADAIVTATEKGAFSLIGGGDSVAAINKYGLADKVSYVSTGGGALLEYIEGKELPGVKAIRG, encoded by the coding sequence ATGCAAACTATTGATTCATACAATTTTTCAGATAAGAAGGCTATTATCCGTGTAGACTTTAATGTGCCTTTGAACGAGCAATTCGAAATTACTGATGATACTCGTATTCGTGCCGCATTGCCTACTATCAAGAAAGTATTAGAGGGGAATGGTTCAGCTATTTTGATGTCTCACCTTGGTCGTCCAAAGGGAAAAGATGAGAAGTTTTCATTAAAGCATATTGTTGCTCACTTGTCAAAATCGATTGGTGTTGAGGTAAAATTTGCTGATGATTGTATTGGTGAAAGTGCAAGAACAATGGCTGCGGAATTGAAGCCAGGCGAAGTGCTTTTACTTGAAAACCTTCGTTATTACGATGAGGAGAAAAAAGGTGATGAGGCTTTTGCTAAGAAATTAGCTGATTTGGCTGACCTTTGGATCAACGATGCATTTGGTACAGCTCACCGTGCACACGCTTCTACAGCAGTTATTGCAAAATTTTTCCCTGAAGCTAAAATGTTTGGATACGTAATGGAAGGTGAATTAGCAAGTGTTGATAAGGTATTGAAAGACACAAAGCGTCCATTAACTGCAATTATGGGTGGTGCTAAAGTATCATCAAAAATCGAAATCATCCAGACTTTAATGTCGCAGGTTGACAATTTGATCATTGGTGGTGGTATGACTTACACTTTTGTAAAAGCGATAGGCGGAACCATTGGTGATTCATTGGTTGAAGATGATAAGTTGGAAATGGCAAGAGAAATTTTGAAGAAAGCAGAAGAGAACAATGTGAAACTTCACTTGGCTACTGATGCTTTAATCGCTGATGCTTTTTCGAATGATGCTAATACAAGATCTTGCGATGTGAACGCAATTCCTGAAGGATGGATGGGATTAGATGTTGCTGAAGCAACTATTGAAAGCTTCAAAAAAGTGATTGAAGAATCTAAAACAATTCTTTGGAATGGCCCGGTAGGTGTATTTGAAATGGATACTTTTGCTAAAGGAACCAAAGCCATTGCTGATGCGATTGTAACAGCTACTGAAAAAGGAGCTTTCTCATTAATTGGTGGTGGTGACTCAGTTGCTGCAATTAACAAATATGGTTTAGCTGATAAAGTAAGCTACGTATCAACTGGTGGTGGTGCACTTTTGGAGTACATCGAAGGAAAAGAATTGCCAGGTGTAAAAGCTATTAGAGGATAA
- a CDS encoding acyl transferase, which translates to MTDLKHKIFKIKSNEEFKQTALEVFRFQAIHNPVYAEYIKLLNIEIDQVKSIDQIPFLPIEFFKSHKVVSTTEEAKAIFTSSGTSGNLTSRHYVPDLGIYEDSFTKGFEAFYGPVKDYCILALLPSYLEREGSSLIYMMEKLIKDSGHPKSGFYLNNHEELIANLAQLKSQNQKVLLLGVSFALLELAENHKLELGDVIVMETGGMKGRRKEMTREELHAIFTSRLGVKKIHSEYGMTELLSQGYSKGDSLFETPAWMKILIRDAYDPFSYEKTGRSGGVNVIDLANLYSCAFIETQDLGKIHADGKFEILGRFDNSDIRGCNLLVSE; encoded by the coding sequence ATGACAGATTTGAAGCATAAAATATTCAAGATAAAGTCCAACGAAGAATTTAAACAAACCGCTCTTGAAGTTTTTCGATTTCAAGCCATTCACAACCCGGTTTATGCGGAGTATATTAAGCTTTTGAATATTGAAATCGATCAGGTTAAGTCAATTGACCAAATTCCTTTTTTACCGATCGAATTTTTTAAATCACACAAGGTGGTATCCACAACTGAGGAAGCGAAGGCTATTTTTACAAGTAGTGGTACAAGCGGAAATCTAACATCTAGACATTATGTGCCAGATCTTGGGATTTATGAGGATAGCTTTACCAAAGGATTTGAAGCCTTTTATGGCCCGGTGAAGGATTATTGTATTCTGGCTTTATTACCCTCTTATCTTGAGCGCGAAGGCTCTTCCCTCATTTATATGATGGAGAAGCTGATAAAAGATAGCGGACACCCCAAATCCGGATTTTACCTGAATAATCACGAAGAGTTAATTGCTAATCTCGCCCAACTTAAATCTCAAAATCAAAAGGTTCTGCTATTGGGTGTCAGTTTTGCTTTGCTTGAACTTGCCGAAAATCATAAGCTCGAATTAGGTGATGTGATTGTGATGGAAACAGGAGGGATGAAAGGGAGACGAAAGGAAATGACACGAGAAGAATTGCATGCTATTTTCACCTCTCGACTTGGTGTTAAAAAGATCCATTCGGAATATGGCATGACGGAACTTTTATCGCAAGGCTACAGCAAAGGCGATAGCCTATTTGAAACCCCAGCCTGGATGAAAATCCTGATTCGTGATGCTTACGATCCGTTTTCGTATGAAAAAACAGGGCGAAGTGGTGGTGTCAATGTTATTGATCTGGCAAATCTTTATTCCTGTGCTTTTATCGAAACTCAAGATCTAGGTAAGATTCACGCTGATGGTAAATTTGAAATCCTAGGCCGATTCGACAATTCAGATATCAGGGGCTGTAATTTGTTGGTGAGTGAATAG
- a CDS encoding DUF4302 domain-containing protein, which produces MKKILYLFVAAISLFTSCDNEQDPIFDDSPETRINNVLTKYKTALTKDDGYWIAYYSGSAILMKFNEDNTVEFESTYSDGSEDRTISYRVSITQVPELVFESHSVFQAIYEDNLATGEYEFLFDKVTDDRIDFISKTDKGANKTKLTFFKGVPEDIATVKKIISKMEKSFFKHVSVEGSNYKAMLVTNGGNAIWRTISKDGKIENKEYEFSMTKDGLVFSPAVEIEGVEVTLFDNQVGKDLFSANVEGKTINIEIGNAPLTEESGVYEEFMATNFKVINGYSQALSSIVPSLKEDIKQFNAFQIYVEWGYLLGYAPGHEGGNWAGFSKFAFTKAAEDITVVTWGYGAYGAWWSEIYGNDGGKLLLEFLTDPSGLYIVKAGNDTYYLVSKADPSKYILVG; this is translated from the coding sequence ATGAAAAAAATATTATATTTATTCGTGGCTGCAATAAGCTTATTTACGTCTTGCGATAACGAACAAGACCCAATATTTGACGATAGCCCCGAAACAAGAATTAATAATGTATTAACAAAATACAAAACTGCCCTAACCAAAGATGATGGTTATTGGATAGCCTACTATTCAGGCTCTGCAATCCTAATGAAATTCAACGAAGATAATACTGTTGAATTTGAATCGACTTATAGCGATGGTTCTGAAGATAGAACAATCAGTTATAGAGTAAGTATCACTCAGGTTCCTGAATTGGTTTTCGAAAGTCACTCAGTATTTCAAGCTATTTACGAAGATAACTTAGCAACTGGAGAATATGAATTCCTTTTTGACAAAGTTACGGACGATAGAATCGATTTTATTAGTAAAACTGATAAAGGTGCTAATAAAACCAAGTTAACATTCTTCAAAGGAGTACCTGAGGATATAGCAACTGTAAAGAAGATAATATCTAAAATGGAGAAATCTTTCTTCAAACATGTTAGTGTAGAAGGTAGCAATTATAAAGCCATGTTAGTAACCAATGGAGGAAATGCCATTTGGAGAACAATATCAAAAGATGGGAAAATTGAGAATAAGGAATATGAATTTTCGATGACTAAAGATGGACTTGTATTTTCTCCTGCTGTTGAAATCGAAGGGGTTGAAGTAACTCTATTTGATAATCAAGTTGGGAAAGATTTATTCTCAGCAAATGTAGAAGGTAAAACAATCAATATTGAAATAGGCAATGCTCCTTTAACAGAGGAATCCGGTGTTTATGAAGAATTTATGGCTACCAATTTTAAAGTTATTAATGGCTATTCCCAAGCTTTGTCATCAATTGTACCTAGCTTGAAGGAAGACATTAAACAATTTAATGCATTTCAAATATATGTAGAATGGGGGTATTTACTAGGTTACGCTCCTGGACACGAAGGAGGCAACTGGGCTGGATTCTCAAAATTTGCTTTTACAAAAGCTGCTGAGGATATAACTGTTGTAACATGGGGATATGGTGCATACGGAGCGTGGTGGTCTGAAATATACGGTAATGATGGAGGTAAATTATTACTGGAGTTTTTAACAGATCCGTCAGGATTATATATAGTAAAAGCTGGTAATGATACATATTACCTAGTTAGCAAAGCAGATCCTTCAAAATATATTCTCGTTGGCTAA